In the Gasterosteus aculeatus chromosome X, fGasAcu3.hap1.1, whole genome shotgun sequence genome, one interval contains:
- the LOC144383642 gene encoding SKA complex subunit 1-like yields MSGLEDISLHIQERISSVYRTLELSGVELPQRKKLGQEFVALEKLLEEFEKCVGRQRERLKQLKELEESFQKNLQDVQHIKENVPVHMPKKKCPANGGEPVATQNNDVQPVLSENAKKTTKSFVREMEVITMQEFESIPQYMKGRVSYDQLNAAVQSLNAAVSAKYKILHQSAKSLNNQTRKQRQRFKDQETKETKGHFFVVEDDIREFTRMKADKRFQGILNMLRHSQRLRELRGGGVVRYVLV; encoded by the exons ATGAGCGGGCTGGAGGACATCAGCCTCCACATCCAGGAGAGGATCTCCTCCGTGTACCGCACGCTGGAGCTGTCAGGCGTCG AATTGCCTCAGAGGAAGAAGCTTGGACAGGAATTTGTGGCGCTCGAGAAGCTTCTGGAAgagtttgaaaaatgtgttggtCGACAGAGAGAGCgactgaagcagctgaag GAGCTCGAGGAGTCCTTCCAGAAGAATTTGCAGGATGTCCAGCACATAAAGGAGAACGTACCTGTACACATGCCCAAGAAGAAATGTCCAGCAAA CGGCGGTGAACCCGTAGCGACCCAGAATAACGACGTGCAGCCGGTTCTGTCGGAAAATGCCAAGAAGACCACCAAGAGCTTCGTCAGAGAGATGGAGGTGATCACCATGCAGGAGTTTGAGAGCATTCCTCA gtacaTGAAAGGACGCGTGTCGTACGATCAACTCAACGCGGCGGTGCAGAGCCTCAACGCGGCCGTGTCGGCCAAGTACAAGATCCTCCATCAGTCAGCAAAAAGTCTGAACAATCAAACGCGCAAACAGCGCCAGCGCTTCAAGGACCAGGAGACGAAGGAAACGAAAG GTCACTTTTTCGTGGTGGAGGACGACATTCGAGAATTCACCCGGATGAAGGCAGACAAGCGATTTCAAGGGATCCTGAACATGCTGCGACACAGCCAGCGGCTGCGAGAGCTCCGGGGGGGCGGCGTCGTCCGCTACGTGCTGGTGTGA